TCTAAATATATTGTTTCCGACTCGCCTGAAAAACcggaaattcaaaaaatcaGAATTGGCCCATGCGGTTCATCAAAAAATCACATACAATTCCGATTTTAACGCGCAACCAGTGACGCGTTGAAAACGAAACAAAGACGCAGTTCGTCGCCTGCGCTTTTTGGCACTCGCCGAAAGCGCAACAGATTATAATAATACGAGTGAAACGGAGAGGGGGGAGCTTTTTTTACTTTGCCGGCCAATCCCCGAAAGCCGCATGCATCAGCGGATGCAACGATTGTGCAAattcaaatataataaatgcGCGCACGTGCGCAGTGCATATACTCTTTACAATCTTGCGCCCACCTCGAGCAAACGACTCGTAATAACGCTCGGCTGTTACTATGAACTCCTTGTGTAGTCAGCGCAAAGTGCAAATAAGCGCGCCTGGAAAATGGGATCCGGCGCGGAAAAAACGGTActtctacacacacacacacacataagcTGCTCGAAGCGCGCGAAAGCGCAATTGCGCAACAGCGAATACACGTAACCACCGCAGCGTTACGTATAGTCGAGTAGATGCAGTAGTATAGCGTAGGTGAAGCAAACTGTTCGCGCAGCTCAGCAGCGCCTTCTTCTCGGGCCTCGCGGTACTTATCCACCGCGCGCAGTTTATGTACACACACTGGAATTCAGTCGCTGCGTACTGTACACATCGCGAGAGGGATGCGATACGAGTACAATAGGACGAAGAGTAAAGGAAAAATGTGAGCAGGTATCCTTTGCCGTTCGAAGAGTCCAGTCCATAAGTGCGAGAGCAGACAAGGTGAGCCGCGCAACACGTATACATCCGCTTCGCTTCGTGTGTTGTTCCTTTTCGTCGACATTGCGCGATGGCATTGATCGCGCGTGTGTTATCGCGCTTTtggctgtctctctctctctctctctctctttctctctgttttcATTTCCCCTCATCGCGTTCGCTCTATATACTCGATTCGACGCTGCTGCggttcctcctcctccttgtTGTTGTTTTCGAAAAGCTGTCATACCTATAGTTCGAACGCGAAATTCGTCGCGCGGTTTATCATCAGTTTGCTTCTTCTCGTCTGGCTGGTGAGTTGCTTttgcgcttttttctctctactctctctctctctcccgttcGATTCTGGTTAAATTTAGCATGACTGCACGCGTGCTTTCACGCGAACCTGCATATAAGGCCTATAATGTGCACCGCCGAGCGAAATGAAAGGATTTTACAAAGAGGTTAACCTCGAAACGGGTTCGCGACGAGTATGTATAAAGTGAGTGCGCATACTTTTATTTCGTATCGGAGTTTCGAGCTTTATATCGCGGCTCTTTGTTCGACGCTTAATAAGATATACGTGCGCgtacttgattttttttatattgatgaAAAATGCGTGAGTTCGCGCTGTTGCGGCAACCGCGCGTCCTTTCGGGCAGCGGAAAAAATGAGTGCGTTTTTACTCCGCGCGCGGATTATATGCATAAGACGCGCAATTAAGCGTAACGAGTATAATTGCAAAACGAGCACGTAACTCTCCTCGGTCTTGGCAACAATgccttattattattattaccgaCTGTGTGTACGTTGATTGTGCGTATTTGTACACATATGGATAGTTGGCATGAATTTTCCTCGTATAGGGAGACGTTAATTTCGAAAACAAATAAGAGTCACGTTACGTTATGGAATAGAAAATATGAAGTGAAATTTCGTAAGCATCGGCGTCGCGATATGCTTTGTGacgtaaatataaaatcggGCCGTTTCTGCTCCGAAATCAATCGCGTGATCGAAGTAATCGAATCGATCATCGTTGCTCGaataaaagctcgcgagcAATACACTCTCGAGATAGCAGCTCATAAAGAGAGAAACATACCGTATCCCGCACATACATgcagaaaaaaatgcatacGCATGATTATACTCTCGAACGAGTGCAGAGAGTGACTCACCCGAGTTTGATCTTCGCAGGCATAAAACCgagaggcagcagcagcagcggcggcggcggcagcagcaacatCGGTAGGCGCGCGCAACAGTAGTCGTGTCGtcgttataaaataatgacGACGGGGAGCAGTAGCCTCCGGGAAATCGATTCCCTACTGCCCGACGGCGGTCTATGGCTACTCAACTAATGCAGCTCTCTGTCGTCGACTGAAAATCATCGTCATCGGCATCATCGGGCATCACGACACACAAGAcacgactgctgctgctgcaggtgtgtgcactgcacgcgcgcgcgcgcgcgcgtacgagATCAGCTGTTCcggtaaacaaagaaaagagGTCTATACACTGTACCACGATGAGTCTCGAGTGTGTCAAGGTCGACGTCGTGGAGCCGTCGCTGGACGACCGGGACCAGACGACTGTCGCCGAGGAAACTACCGACGAGCAGGGTAGCGTCACCGCTGAGCTGTTGCAAGAGGATAAGACGCCAAGCGCGGAAGAGGAGCCTCGGAGAGAGGCCTCGCCGACGAGGAGCATCGGCGAGGAGTCCAACGAATCCAACACCGACTGGTACTACATGCCCGACTCGGTGCTGCTGAGCATCTTCCAGTATCTGAATCCTAGGGAACTGCTGACCGCCGGCGAGGTCTGCAGATCCTGGAATCGAGTCTCGCAGGACGAGATGCTCTGGAAGGCACTGTTCTATCGGACTTACAAAGTCGACGCCAGCGTTGGGATTATGCCAGGTGAGCGGGGAGTGCCACATACTTGGCTGCAGCTTTTTTGCTCGTCTGATGGGTTTTTTTGTTCGAGCGTGCTTCGTCGAAGGGCACGTCGATGAACGCGATCAAGTGGGTTGTTAGATTATACGGTAAAATTGCGCGGCGATCTTTTgcaattttaatagataatgAGACCGCGATGCAATGCTTTGCGCGTGGATATTGTATATTTTCAAAGGTTTGCGACGTTTTTATGAAAGTGAGCATTgcttgttttttctttcaggAAAAACGTCTTGGCTGGGCGAATTTAAACGGTTAGCATATCACATACCACTGTTAGAAACAGAAACATTAAGAGAACATTCCCATCAGGTATTACATGTCAGTTTTTCACACAATGGCAAGATGTTTGCTACTTGCTCAAAAGATGGTTATATATTGGTAAacgatttcttttttccttatATAATGTTGCATGAATGAATTGAAAATGCTAACGTGCATGTGATAATTTGTACACAGGTATGGAACAGTCAATACCCAGTGGCAATCAAATATTATCATGATATGAAGACATTTAGTTGGAAGTATACACAATTCTCGCAATTTAATTGTTCAGACACATTACTACTGGTATCTGGTGTTCACTTTGGTACTCCACACAGCACGTCTGGCGAAATAGCTGTATTTAGATTAGCAGGTAACGTATTATTCAATGATTACGTTTCAAAATATTCAGTTATCGAGTGCCATTAATAACGTACCCTAATTAAAGGGTGCCAAGAAAAAGAGATCATCTAAAAATGTCTCTCGGACATCGGTATAACAATCGAtcgatttattgttttaataagcATAATTAATTGCATCTTTAAGCAATAAGGAAACCAACTTCGAATTtgtttgaaatttaaattctcGATTTTACAGAGGGCTTTGAGCTGCAATGCAGAGTAGTGAATAAACCATACGACATATTTGGTACTTGGTACAGCGAACGGTATCTATTGAGTGGAGGCCTTCATTGGTTAGCACATCTGGTCAGCACGAGCGTTCTATGGCTGAATAAGGCTAATCAAGAGACGGGAAGCGAACACGTACCCATAATGAATCAGCTATACCGGTAATGAATAATTCTTTCTTATTAACAGTCATCTCTCCTCTCCAACAAGCGATTAACTCATGTTTGTTAATCAACTTGCTTAATTTGTAATATGCAGGTTTTACAATGGAAATGCATCGTCAATTAGAGCAGTTATGGTGGCAAATTGTTTGTCACCGGGATCGGCAGAAACCGACGCACAAAACGACAAAACATCTAGTTCTAATGTCAAAGAGGAGAAAGGAAACCCATTGAGTCACAGAGATATTTCACTAGCTTCTACTAGCCAAGaaacgaaaaaagaagagcCCGAAGTTTTGCACCACGCATCATCTCGACTGCAGTACAGCACATTGGAGGGCGGTTTCATGAATTGGAGAAAACTAGGTGACGGCTTTGAATACGCTAGTCCAATTCGGTACAACCAAGACTATAGGCAAGTTGAGATGGAAAAAGAGGTTGCAGATAGTGATAGTGATGATGAATCTAGTCCACAGTGGGAAGATGAAAGCGATGAAGAAGGTAAAATTTACTTTCATTTACATTTCTCTTTGCTCTTTGTAATCTTGTTAAACATTGATaacttttattatatatttttagattcGTTATCTGCTGAAGAATGTGACGACTCTGATGACTTAGCTGACTGCCCCGAAAAGTTCCTTATTTTTACAACAGGCTCAAAGACGTATACGCCACATCAAGTAGGTTTTAAGAGAATCAAGCCAGTTACATTTCCTAGAAGGCTTGACCCTGGTCCATCTCTCCAAGAAAGAATAGCTCAGAGACACAGAGAACGAGAAATGCAAAACAATGGTTCCTTTAGACCTGAACCCAACTGGTTGGATTACAATTCAGTAGCTGATAAATTTGACAAAATAGACCATCTCATTGATCTCCATGGACACATCATTGGAATGGGACTTTCTCCTGATCAgaggtttttatttaaattcaaattttaatgccACGAATTTCGTATACACTAAAAAAAACTTCAATTAAATCTATTATGTACTTTAGTACTTTTTTGTAATGCGTGTTTGTAAAGTTTTCTTGTCTATTTCCATTTGCGTCAATGATGTTCTTTCTTTGTCTTGActtatatttctttttctaGATACCTATATATCAATACTAGGCCATGGCCAAGGGGTTATGTAATAACAAATCCTCTACAACCTCCACCAATAGCTCAGGAAATTGATATTCACGTTATTGATTTAGTGACATTAAAACAAGTCGGCACAATGCTCAGAGCTCACAAAGCTTATACGCCCAATAATGAATGTTTCTTCATATTTTTAGATGTCTGCGATGAATATGTTGCAAGGTAAATTTTTTGTACATggcatttttaaataaagtataaatCAGAATTGAAAACcacgaaataaaaatattaatttgtattttagTGGCGCTGAAGATAAACATGGATACCTTTGGGACAGACACTACGGCGTGTGTTTGGCAAAGTTTCCACATTCTGATGTAGTAAACTCGGTAGCGTTTAACCCTCGTGATTCCGAAATGCTAGTCACAACAAGTGATGATTATACAATTAAAGTTTGGAGAAGTCGCGCAATGGTAAAATCTTTAGGATTGGAGGACAATTTTAGACGAGGCATGGAAGTGAGAAAGCGGCGCAGATATCACAGAAGCAGCTGTAATGTTGACTGATTAAAGACCATTCAATTTCCAATTTAAAATTCTTTGCGCCAAAATGTAAATAAGATTTCTGTggacattttattttttcaatagcATTTAATTTGTCAAGATACAGCATTAAGTTTATTCTCTGTATTTTTGGCAAAGTTGTCTTGGCATTTTAAATGCTGTAGagcgtttattttattatggcGCAAAGATTTTTAGGGTGGAGATTGAATggattataaaataatactatATCTATAAGCGGAAATTTTTTCCTTTCATAAAACTGCGAGTAATTTGGTCATTGTCATGCCGTGTGCAATGATTGTTAAGTTTTCTGCGGGCTATGACTATATTTTCTATACATGTTGAACGAACTATACTTGTAATCAAATTCTTTTGCTactaaaatttgtatataacAATTAACGTGACTTGCAAACATCTGTACGCACTGGTAACCATTACTTTAACAGAGTGACAATTTATTACAACGCCATGACAACTATATTccattttcaaatttaaaggCGCAATAAAATAAGCAAATACTTGTTCAATGTACTATTAGAAGAAAACTGTTTTATTGGACGAACGCTTTTAAGacaaatattattgtaatgaatctgaaaaacgataaaaatattgttaaaagGACCGTGAGCATACTCAAAGTACAGTAAGGGCTATTTGATATTAGATAGcggaatttttttaaattaaaaaagaatagTTATTTCTTGTTCAACCCTTTGTTAACTTTCAGTATACTCGTGTACCCTTAATAATGTTGCAAACAATACTGATTAATGGGATGTTACTTGTGTTATAAACTATGGACTTTATGAAATCTAATTGTGGAAAAATGtactgtaaaatatttataacttaTATACCTACATTTTCCCAACAATATAAACCTACGTATTCTTGCAAATGAATTAGTATAAATCTTTTTTAATGACCCTTaaatgtttcttaatttttatCGTTAAAATATCAACAAAATGTAGGAACAgctttattgtatttttaagtCATTCCTAAATTATGTTGAATCTAGTTATTTAAAATtcctaaaatatttattaactatttattaataacatcAGCAGATAAGTCTTTTTTCtacttatttaaatttaacacacttattttttatttatttatacttaatTAGACTATTTCAATACAaagttatctttaaaaatggCTGTTAGTAGTAGTGCAATAAGATCAACAATTTTTTGGAAGTTTATTTCATTGCGAATCGGATTCGATTGACAAGAACATTTTGGCTTTGCTCATAATTAGTAGATAGTTTGATTTTATCAATACAGATCATATGAATTtgttctatttaaaaaatggaaAGATTCGTgtcaataaatacaaataacaAAATCACAGTCGAATACACCTGCTTCCTGACTTTTATAGGATTCATCTTCACACACCACACTTTTGGTCAGCTTGATGGAGTAGGCTGTGAGTGTACTTTCATAatctatttttcaattttaagcAGAGCCCCCTGTGGCAATGGGTTCTGTgaaagtataaattaaaatttactctTTTATTGAAAGCCTTACTAAAAATAGATGTAACTGAAGGTTAAACGGCTTTTATATTGGATAAAATTTCATGCTTGATTAACTTTGCTTCTCATgctaataatataaaaaaaaaattataattgtgTGTTACCTGGATGCGATGCAATGGCATCTCCCGGTGGCTCATCTTTGTTAGTGGGTACACCTTTTTTATGAGCATCTTTACGTCCATGACAGTGTTCACATTCATCATCACTATCTTCTGAACTGCTTTCTCCAAAGTTCTTGGGTTTTTCATATATGCAACAGCCTaaggaaaaagaaatttatcaaaattaatgtaatctatattttaacgtttttctTTAACTTACACttagatttctttttattcatattttcattGTCAACTGTTCCTTGGGTCCATTGAACTTTCTTATCTGACCTTGGTTTTCTAAGACGCAGTCTAACTGTTGGACATTCCTGTAAACcaaaattattcttatttattgAACATTCAAGAAATGCATGCGTGATATTTGGATGATAAAATCAGAAAttaattcatataaaaaaatacttttttcataagacaaatttatttaaaacaattcatattttttacaatatcatataaaaatatattacaataggaatgtagtttataaaaaatattattgtataaCTTTATTGCTCCTCAATTCTTCTATGGTTTGCTCAGAGTAAttcaaaacatttttcaaaatttcagaAGTGTGTTGACCTAGTCCCGGCGGAGGAAGTCGTACCTCATTTTTAGCATGAGAATATTTCACAGGTGGGCCTACAACTTTCATTTTTCCTGCTACAGGATGATCAATTTCTTTTACCAATTTTATGTGTTTAATGTGTGGATCCTCAAATAcctaaaaatcaaaatttttttttacaaaaattttagcagGCAAAAACAGCTCTACAGTTTAAATTGATTGAATATTTACTTGTTTCATTGTATTGATTTGTCCATAAGGAAATGTTGAGCCTTccaaaattttattccattcTTCATTAGTTTTTTCCTTGAATTTTCTTCGCAATATTTCCAATAGTTCACCTCTATTTTTAACTCTGTtgatgttatttttaaatttttcttcagaCTGTAGTTCAGGCATTCCTAACTTTCTGAGAAGATCAGAAAATTGTAAGTCACTGCCAGTCCCAACAGTCATATAACCATCTTTGGTTGGAAAAGCTTCATAAGGGACAATACTTTCGTGTTCAGACCCCCATCTTTTTGCCTCCTTACCAGCATTAAGATAATTGGAGCCAATGTTTATTAGAGTGGCCACTTGAGTTGACAAAAGATTACACTGAATCCACTGGCCTTTATTAGTCTTCATCCGTTGAAGTAGTGCTGCCATAATTGCACCATGAGCGTACAAACCAGTGGCAAGATCAGTTAATGCCACACCAGGTTTACAAGGGGCACCATCCTTTGGTCCTACAATTGTTTAATTAcatgaattttcattttataaatttagaaAGCTAAtagaacatttaaaaaattatatagaacgcatagaatattttataaaaaaagaattaaccTACCTGTTATGTGCATCAGACCACCCAAGGAAGCAGCAATAACATCGTATCCTGGTCTCTTTGAATAAGGCCCCTCTGATCCATATCCAGTCAACGAGCAATATATTAAATGCGGAGCAACGTTCTTTATCTCATCGTAACCCAAACCCATCTTTGACAGTTTTCCAGGTACGTAATTCTCAATCAGAATGTCAGACTTTCTAGCTAAATCATAAACAACATGTTTTCCCTTCTTTAAATCAATGCAgacactctttttatttcgattcaCACTGGCAAAATAAGTAGACTCGTTGGTATTCTGAAAAAACGGTGGTCCCCATTTGCGAGCCTCATCTCCAACTCCTGGCTGCTCGATCTTCAATATTTCAGCTCCCAAGTCTCCCAGGATCATGGTGCAATATGGTCCAGCCACTATCCGAGACAGGTCCAATCATTttttccgtttttttttttttttttttttttttttttttttttttttttttttttttttttttttttttttttttttttttttttatttttttttttttttttttttttttttttttttttttttttttttttttttttttttgttttttttttttttttttttttttttttttttttttttttttttttttttttttttttttttttttttttttttttttttttttttttttttttttttttttttttttttttttttttttttttttttttttttttttttttttttttttttttttttttttttttttttttttttttttttttttttttttttttttttttttttttttttttttttttttttttttttttttttttttttttttttttttttttttttttttttttttttttttttttttttttttttttttttttttttttttttttttttttttttttttttttttttttttttttttttttttttttttttttttttttttttttttttttttttttttttttttttttttttttttttttttttttttttttttttttttttttttttttttttttttttttttttttttttttttttttttttttttttttttttttttttttttttttttttttttttttttttttttttttttttttttttttttttttttttttttttttttttttttttttttttttttttttttttttttttttttttttttttttttttttttttttttttttttttttttttttttttttttttttttttttttttttttttttttttttttttttttttttttttttttttttttttttttttttttttttttttttttttttttttttttttttttttttttttttttttttttttttttttttttttttttttttgtttttttttttttttttttttttttttttttttttttttttttttttttttttttttttttttttttttttttttttttttttttttttttttttttttttttttttttttttttttttttttttttttttttttttttttttttttttttttttttttttttttttttttttttttttttttttttttttttttttttttttttttttttttttttttttttttttttttttttttttttttttttttttttttttttttttttttttttttttttttttttttttttttttttttttttttttttttttttttttttttttttttttttttttttttttttttttttttttttttttttttttttttttttttttttttttttttttttttttttttttttttttttttttttttttttttttttttttttttttttttttttttttttttttttttttttttttttttttttttttttttttttttttttttttttttttttttttttttttttttttttttttttttttttttttttttttttttttttttttttttttttttttttttttttttttttttttttttttttttttttttttttttttttttttttttttttttttttttttttttatttttttttttttttttttttttttttttttttttttttttttttttttttttttttttttttttttttttttttttttttttttttttttttttttttttttttttttttttttttttttttgtgggggtatttttgttttttttttttttttttttttttttttttttttttttgttttttttttttttttttttttttttttttttttttttttttttttttttttttttttttttttttttttttattttttttttttttttttttttttttttttttttttttttttttttttttttttttttttttttttttttttttttttttttttttttttttttttttttttttttttttttttttttttttttttttttttttttttttttttttttttttttttttttttttttttttttttttttttttttttttttttttttttttttttttttttttttttttttttttttttttttttttttttttttttttttttttttttttttttttttttttttttttttttttttttttttttttttttttttttttttttttttttttttttttttttttttttttttttttttttttttttttttttttttttttttttttttttttttttttttttttttttttttttttttttttttttttttttttttttttttttttttttttttttttttttttttttttttttttttttttttttttttttttttttttttttttttttttttttttttttttttttttttttttttttttttttttttttttttttattttttttttttttttttttttttttttttttttttttttttttttttttttttttttttttttttttttttttttttttttttttttttttttttttttttttttttttttttttttttttttttttttttttttttttttttttttttttttttttttttttttttttttttttttttttttttttttttttttttttttttttttttttttttttttttttttttttttttttttttttttttttttttttttttttttttttttttttttttttttttttttttttttttttttttttttttttttttttttttttttttttttttttttttttttttttt
The sequence above is drawn from the Nasonia vitripennis strain AsymCx chromosome 4, Nvit_psr_1.1, whole genome shotgun sequence genome and encodes:
- the LOC100115921 gene encoding F-box/WD repeat-containing protein 5 yields the protein MSLECVKVDVVEPSLDDRDQTTVAEETTDEQGSVTAELLQEDKTPSAEEEPRREASPTRSIGEESNESNTDWYYMPDSVLLSIFQYLNPRELLTAGEVCRSWNRVSQDEMLWKALFYRTYKVDASVGIMPGKTSWLGEFKRLAYHIPLLETETLREHSHQVLHVSFSHNGKMFATCSKDGYILVWNSQYPVAIKYYHDMKTFSWKYTQFSQFNCSDTLLLVSGVHFGTPHSTSGEIAVFRLAEGFELQCRVVNKPYDIFGTWYSERYLLSGGLHWLAHLVSTSVLWLNKANQETGSEHVPIMNQLYRFYNGNASSIRAVMVANCLSPGSAETDAQNDKTSSSNVKEEKGNPLSHRDISLASTSQETKKEEPEVLHHASSRLQYSTLEGGFMNWRKLGDGFEYASPIRYNQDYRQVEMEKEVADSDSDDESSPQWEDESDEEDSLSAEECDDSDDLADCPEKFLIFTTGSKTYTPHQVGFKRIKPVTFPRRLDPGPSLQERIAQRHREREMQNNGSFRPEPNWLDYNSVADKFDKIDHLIDLHGHIIGMGLSPDQRYLYINTRPWPRGYVITNPLQPPPIAQEIDIHVIDLVTLKQVGTMLRAHKAYTPNNECFFIFLDVCDEYVASGAEDKHGYLWDRHYGVCLAKFPHSDVVNSVAFNPRDSEMLVTTSDDYTIKVWRSRAMVKSLGLEDNFRRGMEVRKRRRYHRSSCNVD
- the LOC100115846 gene encoding succinate--hydroxymethylglutarate CoA-transferase, producing MMRTRVWHKCLLPRRKCWGAASVAMRLSSTNVDDTSPLGGIRVLDLSRIVAGPYCTMILGDLGAEYCVIVRLHCLDTSDILIENYVPGKLSKMGWLDLSRIVAGPYCTMILGDLGAEILKIEQPGVGDEARKWGPPFFQNTNESTYFASVNRNKKSVCIDLKKGKHVVYDLARKSDILIENYVPGKLSKMGLGYDEIKNVAPHLIYCSLTGYGSEGPYSKRPGYDVIAASLGGLMHITGPKDGAPCKPGVALTDLATGLYAHGAIMAALLQRMKTNKGQWIQCNLLSTQVATLINIGSNYLNAGKEAKRWGSEHESIVPYEAFPTKDGYMTVGTGSDLQFSDLLRKLGMPELQSEEKFKNNINRVKNRGELLEILRRKFKEKTNEEWNKILEGSTFPYGQINTMKQVFEDPHIKHIKLVKEIDHPVAGKMKVVGPPVKYSHAKNEVRLPPPGLGQHTSEILKNVLNYSEQTIEELRSNKVIQ